GACGTGGACGTGGCCGCGCTTCAGATAGTGACGGTCGGCGATGCGGCGAGCCGCGAGTTCGACAGGTTGCAGTCGGCCAACGAATACTCCGAGGCGTACTACACGCACGGGCTCGGCGTCGAGACCGCCGAGGCCGTCGCGGAATGGATGCACCGGCGGATCCAGCACGAGCTCGGGCTCGACACCGGCAAGCGTTACTCCTGGGGCTACGGCGCGTGCCCGGACCTCGACGACCACGCCACGGTATTCAAGCTGCTCCCCGCTACTGAAGCGCTCGGGATGGGGCTGACGGAATCGTTCCAGCTGTTGCCCGAGCAGTCCACGGCCGCGATCATCGTGCACCACCCGGAGGCGAAGTACTACGCCGTGCGCGGCGCGGCCGACGCACCCGCCGGCGAGCCGGAGACCGCCGTTGTCTGACGACGCCAAGCTCGCCCGCCTGCTCGACCCGCTGCAGGTCGTCGTGTTCGACGGCGCGATGGGCACACAGCTGTACGCCAAGGGCGTGTTCATCAATCAGTGCTATGATGAGCTGAACCTGCGCGCGCCCGATCTCGTGCGCGCGGTGCACCGGTCATACGTGGACGCGGGCGCCGAAGTGATCGAGACCAATACGTTCGGCGCGAACCGGCTCAAGCTCTCGCAGTTCGGGCTCGGGGGGCAGGTCGCGGAGATCAACGAAGCCGCGGCGAAGCTCGCAGTCGAGGCCGGCGAAGGCGACGTCCTCGTCGCCGGCGCGGTCGGTCCGCTTGGCGTGCGGCTCGAGCCGTACGGACCGACCGGCATCGACGAGGCGCGCGCGGCGTTCGCCGAGCAGATGCGCGGGCTCGTCGCGGGCGGCGTGGATCTGTTTCTGCTCGAGACGTTCGCCGACGTGCACGAGATCGAGCAGGCCATGCTCGCCGCGCGCGAGGTGGACCGCGACATGCCCGTCATCGCGCAGATGACGATCGGGACCGACTGCCTGACGCCGTACGGCGTGAGCGCCGCGGACGTGGCGAAAGCGCTGGACGCGTTCGGCGCGGACATCATCGGGCTCAACTGCTCGGTCGGGCCGCAGGCGATTCTCGAGGCGATCGAGAAGATGGCGCCGGTCACGCGCCGCAAGCTGAGCGCGCAGCCGAACGCCGGCATGCCGCGCGAGGTCGGCGGGCGCAGCATGTACATGGCGAGCCCGGAGTACATGGCCACGTACGCGCTCCACCTGGTGCACGCCGGCGCGCGCATAGTGGGCGGCTGCTGCGGTACGACGCCCGAGCACATCGCCGCGATGGTCGAGGGGATCCGGCCGCTGTCGCCGCGCACGGCGATGGCGCCGTCGGTCGAGCGCCGCAAGCAGCGGCCGGACGCGCCCGAGGAAGCGCCCGGAGTCGAGCCGGTCCCGTTCGCCGAGCGGTCGAAGTTCGCGGGCAAGATCGCGCGCGGCGAGTTCGTGACGTCGGTCGAGATCGTGCCGCCACGCGGCGTCGACCCGTCGCGCATGCTCCGCGATTGCCGCTCCCTCAAGGACGCGGGAGTCGACGCCGTCAACGTCCCCGACGGCCCGCGCGCGCAGAGCCGGATGGGCGCGGTGCTCACGAGCCTGCTGATCGAGCAGCAGGTGGGAATCGAGACGGTGGTGCACTACTGCTGCCGCGACCGCAACCTGCTCGGCATGCTGAGCGACCTGCTCGGCGCCGCGGCGGTGGGGCTGCGCAACATTCTCATCATCACCGGCGACCCGCCGAAGATGGGGCCGTATCCGGACGCGACCGCGGTATTCGACGTCGACTCGATCGGCCTGACGAATCTCGTCGCGCGGCTCAATCGCGGGCTCGATCCAGGCGGCAACGCCATCGGCGCGCCCACGTCGTACGCGATCGGTGTCGGAGTGAATCCCGCGGCGCTCGACATCCCGCACGAGATCAAGCGGTTCGAGTG
This Gemmatimonadaceae bacterium DNA region includes the following protein-coding sequences:
- a CDS encoding bifunctional homocysteine S-methyltransferase/methylenetetrahydrofolate reductase, with translation MSDDAKLARLLDPLQVVVFDGAMGTQLYAKGVFINQCYDELNLRAPDLVRAVHRSYVDAGAEVIETNTFGANRLKLSQFGLGGQVAEINEAAAKLAVEAGEGDVLVAGAVGPLGVRLEPYGPTGIDEARAAFAEQMRGLVAGGVDLFLLETFADVHEIEQAMLAAREVDRDMPVIAQMTIGTDCLTPYGVSAADVAKALDAFGADIIGLNCSVGPQAILEAIEKMAPVTRRKLSAQPNAGMPREVGGRSMYMASPEYMATYALHLVHAGARIVGGCCGTTPEHIAAMVEGIRPLSPRTAMAPSVERRKQRPDAPEEAPGVEPVPFAERSKFAGKIARGEFVTSVEIVPPRGVDPSRMLRDCRSLKDAGVDAVNVPDGPRAQSRMGAVLTSLLIEQQVGIETVVHYCCRDRNLLGMLSDLLGAAAVGLRNILIITGDPPKMGPYPDATAVFDVDSIGLTNLVARLNRGLDPGGNAIGAPTSYAIGVGVNPAALDIPHEIKRFEWKVEAGAEYAITQPVFDVDQLESFMRKIEHVKIPIIAGIWPLVSVRNAEFLANEVPGVSVPDHIIARMRRANDKSKEAGVAEGIAIAREMLERVRPIVQGAQVSAPFGKVELALDVFKDSTAGAATLPA